One Chitinispirillum alkaliphilum genomic region harbors:
- a CDS encoding Peptidyl-prolyl cis-trans isomerase SurA, translated as MKKISIFVVSLVFTFTVFCSKKDPDSQVAIVVNGQEITAGEIQLSAEMLKMEMERLMQGSPFQESAHFRTNAAQQLIANLLMVEKAIENDITADSALVQETFNRMKSQFSSRDEFVRELENIGETVESVFSQIEQGIMVELLMKEVLSQIDSVTEEECRQFYQSNTERFKESPKVRISQIIFLDYRPDDGEEVRSRANTALNRLKEGQDFQTVAQKFSSRPSSVDMGYFRKGEIREELEELFFSMEVGETSDIITERDALFIFKKEEEQPARQLSFEEVRERIKNSMEFTKRSELFSEYVDNLISKADIEYRDSSLILNTAVLPNRDLINH; from the coding sequence ATGAAAAAAATATCAATCTTTGTAGTATCTCTTGTGTTTACATTTACAGTTTTTTGTTCAAAAAAGGATCCGGACTCTCAGGTGGCAATAGTTGTTAACGGTCAGGAGATTACAGCCGGAGAAATTCAATTATCTGCTGAAATGTTGAAAATGGAAATGGAAAGGTTAATGCAGGGTTCACCTTTCCAGGAATCTGCTCACTTTAGAACAAATGCAGCACAACAACTAATTGCAAATTTACTGATGGTGGAAAAGGCGATTGAAAATGACATAACTGCCGATTCTGCTTTGGTACAAGAGACTTTCAACAGAATGAAGTCTCAGTTTAGTTCCAGAGATGAATTTGTCAGGGAGCTTGAAAATATAGGAGAAACTGTCGAGAGTGTTTTTTCCCAAATTGAGCAGGGAATCATGGTAGAACTTCTGATGAAAGAAGTATTATCCCAAATTGATTCCGTTACTGAAGAAGAATGCAGGCAATTTTACCAAAGCAACACTGAAAGATTCAAAGAGAGTCCAAAGGTTAGGATAAGTCAGATTATATTTCTTGATTATAGACCTGATGATGGGGAAGAGGTCAGAAGCCGTGCCAATACCGCTTTGAACAGATTGAAAGAAGGGCAAGATTTTCAAACAGTGGCACAAAAGTTCTCATCCCGTCCCTCAAGTGTCGATATGGGCTATTTTAGAAAAGGTGAAATTAGGGAAGAACTTGAAGAACTGTTTTTCTCCATGGAAGTGGGGGAAACCAGTGATATCATTACTGAACGCGATGCCTTGTTTATTTTTAAGAAAGAAGAAGAGCAGCCTGCAAGGCAACTCTCTTTTGAAGAGGTTAGGGAGAGGATAAAAAACAGTATGGAATTTACGAAAAGAAGTGAACTTTTCAGCGAGTATGTTGATAACCTGATCAGTAAGGCTGATATCGAATACAGAGACTCTTCGCTGATCCTTAATACTGCTGTTCTTCCAAACCGAGATCTAATTAATCATTAA
- a CDS encoding Sensory box histidine kinase/response regulator: protein MLKKHYSIIRIVFLLSIISSFLLIYLITVNGQPVLLPLALFSVIGLTLTLHLVYRSLIKPLDLIAKSLDDQSAEPIAPLLNHYSRFSNIAKLIKHSFDYKQSLVTQIEERERAEDALKKSEALYRSVIETSTDAIMLIKSSGRIVFHNSSASALFEIEANKTPHCLKFISSEELRILRQKFKRAENNLRDYECTLVGKGDKLFPAEVSISGVWESESQCFIVIIKDITGRKIMEFEKGRLEEQFRVAHKMEAIGQLAGGISHDFNNVLGAISGYADIINKKCSSDEKISKYAQMIMSGASRASDLTNKLLTFSRRKKIQFIPIDVHHTLEDVADLLNHTVDKSITIECLLKAKSTTIMGDTMQVQNIFMNIAVNALNAMENGGVLKISTKDMYLNKAFSENKAYEIAPGHYLNIDISDNGCGMCKKTTAKIFEPFFTTKSKGMGTGLGLASVYGSVKSHNGYIDVTSRLGEGSTFSLYLPCITENKNEDHPIPQIKKSENSGKNILIIDDESFLCNALKEMLSWMGHTSCCYCDPFEAIEFYTNNYKDFHLIFLDLIMPGMNGLETYRMLKKINPDLQVIIASGYCLEPDRQELLKEGVNYILQKPFVSSQLSDALQKVMG, encoded by the coding sequence ATGTTAAAAAAGCACTATTCAATTATACGTATCGTTTTTCTACTATCGATCATTTCCTCATTTCTCCTGATCTATCTGATTACAGTAAACGGTCAACCAGTTCTTTTACCACTGGCACTCTTTTCTGTCATCGGGTTAACCCTTACTCTTCACCTTGTATACCGGTCACTTATCAAACCACTTGATCTTATAGCCAAATCTCTTGATGATCAATCTGCGGAGCCAATAGCACCATTGCTGAATCATTACAGCAGATTTTCAAATATCGCAAAACTTATTAAGCACTCCTTTGATTATAAGCAGTCACTTGTAACCCAAATAGAGGAGAGAGAAAGAGCGGAAGATGCTCTGAAAAAAAGTGAAGCATTGTACAGGAGTGTAATTGAGACCAGTACTGATGCAATTATGCTGATCAAAAGTTCCGGACGTATCGTATTTCACAACAGCTCAGCTTCAGCACTTTTTGAAATAGAAGCGAACAAAACACCGCACTGTCTTAAATTTATCTCATCTGAGGAACTGAGGATACTGCGTCAGAAATTTAAAAGGGCTGAAAACAACTTAAGAGATTACGAATGCACTCTGGTTGGCAAAGGTGACAAGCTGTTTCCTGCAGAAGTAAGTATTTCCGGGGTTTGGGAATCAGAAAGTCAGTGTTTTATAGTTATCATTAAAGACATAACAGGTCGCAAAATAATGGAGTTTGAAAAAGGTCGTCTGGAAGAGCAATTCAGGGTTGCTCATAAAATGGAAGCTATAGGGCAGCTTGCAGGAGGAATATCTCATGATTTTAATAACGTGCTTGGAGCCATTTCAGGTTATGCTGATATAATCAACAAAAAGTGTTCATCAGATGAAAAGATATCCAAATATGCGCAAATGATCATGTCCGGAGCTTCTAGGGCATCAGATCTGACAAATAAGCTTCTTACATTTTCAAGAAGAAAAAAAATACAGTTTATTCCAATAGATGTTCATCATACCCTGGAAGATGTTGCAGATCTGCTTAATCATACGGTAGATAAAAGCATTACCATTGAGTGCCTCCTAAAAGCAAAAAGCACAACCATCATGGGGGATACAATGCAGGTTCAAAATATCTTTATGAACATTGCAGTAAACGCATTGAATGCAATGGAAAACGGAGGAGTGCTTAAGATTTCGACAAAGGACATGTATCTTAACAAAGCATTCTCCGAAAACAAGGCATATGAAATTGCCCCCGGACACTATTTAAACATTGACATTTCGGATAACGGTTGTGGTATGTGTAAAAAGACCACAGCTAAAATTTTTGAACCATTTTTTACCACCAAATCCAAAGGTATGGGGACTGGTCTTGGTCTGGCCAGTGTATATGGCTCAGTTAAAAGCCATAATGGCTATATAGATGTTACAAGTCGCTTAGGAGAGGGATCTACTTTTTCACTCTATCTACCCTGCATAACCGAAAATAAAAATGAAGATCACCCCATACCACAGATAAAGAAAAGTGAAAATAGCGGGAAAAACATCCTGATAATTGATGATGAGAGCTTTTTATGTAATGCTCTCAAGGAAATGTTATCCTGGATGGGACACACCTCCTGTTGCTATTGTGACCCTTTTGAAGCGATTGAATTCTACACCAATAACTATAAAGACTTTCACTTAATCTTTTTAGACCTGATTATGCCTGGTATGAATGGTTTGGAAACATACAGAATGCTCAAAAAAATAAACCCTGATCTGCAGGTTATTATTGCCAGCGGGTATTGCCTTGAACCCGATCGTCAGGAGTTATTAAAGGAGGGTGTTAACTATATACTCCAAAAACCATTTGTGTCTTCACAGCTCTCGGATGCACTTCAGAAGGTTATGGGGTAG